In one Pelagibaculum spongiae genomic region, the following are encoded:
- the trkA gene encoding Trk system potassium transporter TrkA, whose translation MKIIILGAGQVGGTLAENLASEANDITVVDTNRKLLQSLQDRLDLRTICGYASHPTTLRKAGAEDADMLIAVTNSDETNMVACQVAYTLYRTPTKIARVRSQQYMTRKELFDERGLAIDYVISPEQLVTNYIRRLIEYPGALQVLDFAGGKVQLVGVKAYYGGPLVGQEIKAIRQHMPSIDTRVAAIFRRDRPIVPHGDTIIEADDEVFFIAARNHIMMVMSELRRLEHPYRRIMIAGGGNIGHRLAHTLEDRYNVKLLERSPERAEALASDLHKTITLIGDAADEELLQQENIEDIDIFCAVTNDDEANIMSSMLAKRMGARKVMALINRTAYVDLVQGGEIDIAISPQQATISALLTHVRRGDVVNVYSLRRGAAEAIEAIAHGDKRSSRVVGRRIDEINLPADTTIGALVRGSKVFIAHDDLVIEQDDHVILFLLDKKHVHEVERLFQVAVTFF comes from the coding sequence ATGAAAATCATAATTCTCGGTGCAGGCCAGGTCGGCGGAACTCTTGCAGAAAACCTGGCGAGTGAAGCCAACGACATTACAGTTGTCGATACCAATCGTAAATTACTGCAAAGCCTGCAAGATCGACTCGATCTTCGCACCATTTGTGGCTATGCCTCGCATCCCACTACCTTGCGTAAAGCCGGTGCTGAAGATGCTGACATGCTGATTGCAGTCACCAACTCTGACGAAACCAATATGGTTGCCTGCCAGGTGGCTTACACCTTGTATCGCACGCCAACTAAAATTGCCCGGGTTCGCTCACAGCAATATATGACCCGTAAGGAATTGTTCGATGAACGCGGACTGGCGATTGACTATGTCATCAGCCCAGAGCAGTTGGTGACCAACTATATCCGTCGTTTGATTGAATATCCGGGTGCACTTCAGGTGCTCGATTTTGCTGGCGGCAAGGTTCAGCTGGTAGGCGTAAAAGCCTATTACGGCGGACCATTAGTTGGTCAGGAAATCAAGGCGATTCGTCAACATATGCCTTCAATTGATACCCGCGTTGCTGCAATTTTCCGCCGCGACCGGCCGATTGTGCCCCATGGCGATACCATCATCGAAGCCGATGACGAAGTGTTCTTCATTGCCGCGCGTAATCACATCATGATGGTGATGTCTGAGCTGCGCCGACTGGAACATCCTTACCGGCGGATTATGATTGCCGGTGGCGGTAATATCGGCCATCGACTGGCACACACTTTGGAAGATCGTTACAACGTCAAGCTGCTGGAACGCTCACCGGAACGTGCCGAAGCTTTAGCATCTGACCTGCACAAAACCATTACCTTAATTGGTGATGCGGCCGATGAAGAATTGCTACAGCAAGAAAACATCGAAGATATCGATATTTTCTGCGCGGTCACCAACGATGACGAAGCCAATATCATGTCATCGATGTTGGCCAAGCGAATGGGCGCACGTAAGGTAATGGCGCTGATTAACCGCACCGCTTACGTCGATCTGGTTCAGGGTGGCGAAATCGATATCGCGATCTCACCGCAACAAGCGACGATTTCGGCACTACTAACCCATGTTCGTCGTGGTGATGTGGTTAACGTTTATTCGTTGCGCCGCGGTGCTGCCGAGGCGATTGAAGCAATTGCCCATGGTGATAAACGCTCATCTCGCGTGGTCGGCCGTCGAATTGATGAAATCAATTTGCCTGCTGACACCACCATTGGTGCTCTGGTGCGCGGCAGTAAGGTATTTATCGCCCATGATGACCTAGTCATCGAACAGGACGACCATGTCATTTTGTTCCTGCTGGACAAAAAACATGTGCATGAAGTCGAACGGCTGTTCCAAGTCGCAGTGACTTTCTTCTAA
- a CDS encoding TrkH family potassium uptake protein, whose amino-acid sequence MQLATIIRILGVLLMLFSFTMLAPFAVSLWYGDSAMTAFGAAYLLILISGFILWLPFRGHRRELRVRDGFLIVVLFWTVLGASGAVPLMLADNPGMSLTDAMFESISGLTTTGATVITGIDSLPKSILFYRQQLQWMGGMGIIVLAVAILPMLGIGGMQLYRAETPGPMKDSKLTARISETAKTLWYIYVWLTVACALAYWLAGMDLFDAICHSFSTIAIGGFSTHDASMGYFDSALIDYIAIFFMVVAGVNFSLHFVTFRSVSLGHYWRDPELKTYLMILGATSALVIGALSFTNVYDGEMDTFRHALFQTVSMATTTGFATQNFSAWPIYLPALLIFVSFVGGCAGSTGGGMKVIRILLLFKQGMREIRRLIHPNGVFLIKIGGSPLPDRILEAVWGFFAAYVLLFAIMMVMLMATGLDQVTSFSAVAAALNNLGPGLGSVAAHYGEINDFSKWILSFAMLMGRLEIFTLLVLFTPTFWKS is encoded by the coding sequence ATGCAATTGGCGACCATAATTCGAATTCTCGGCGTATTGCTGATGTTGTTCAGCTTTACCATGCTGGCGCCCTTTGCGGTGTCTTTGTGGTACGGCGATTCGGCGATGACCGCATTCGGCGCCGCTTACCTGCTGATCTTGATTAGTGGTTTTATCCTATGGCTTCCTTTCAGGGGGCATCGACGAGAACTCAGGGTTCGCGATGGCTTTTTGATTGTAGTGCTGTTCTGGACGGTTCTCGGTGCTTCTGGTGCCGTGCCTTTGATGCTGGCAGATAATCCCGGCATGAGCCTTACCGATGCGATGTTTGAGTCTATTTCAGGCCTAACTACCACCGGTGCAACTGTGATTACCGGCATTGATAGCCTACCTAAGTCGATCTTGTTCTACCGCCAGCAGCTGCAGTGGATGGGTGGCATGGGTATCATCGTTTTAGCCGTGGCAATTCTGCCCATGCTCGGTATCGGTGGTATGCAGTTATATCGAGCTGAAACACCCGGCCCGATGAAAGACTCCAAACTCACCGCACGGATTAGTGAAACCGCTAAAACCCTCTGGTATATCTATGTCTGGCTAACGGTAGCCTGCGCACTGGCTTATTGGCTGGCGGGCATGGATCTGTTTGATGCGATTTGCCATAGCTTTTCGACCATCGCGATTGGTGGCTTTTCAACCCACGATGCCAGCATGGGCTATTTCGATAGCGCATTAATCGACTACATCGCGATCTTCTTTATGGTGGTAGCTGGGGTCAACTTCTCATTGCACTTCGTTACCTTTCGCAGTGTTTCACTCGGTCATTACTGGCGAGATCCAGAACTCAAAACCTATTTGATGATTCTTGGCGCAACCTCGGCACTCGTCATTGGTGCACTGTCATTTACCAATGTTTATGACGGTGAAATGGATACCTTCCGCCATGCATTATTCCAAACCGTTTCTATGGCGACCACTACTGGCTTTGCTACTCAGAATTTCTCGGCCTGGCCAATTTACCTGCCAGCGTTATTAATCTTTGTTTCGTTTGTCGGCGGCTGTGCTGGTTCTACCGGCGGCGGCATGAAGGTGATTCGGATATTACTGCTGTTCAAACAGGGCATGCGGGAAATTCGCCGACTGATTCATCCTAATGGGGTTTTCCTAATCAAGATTGGTGGCAGCCCATTACCAGACCGAATTTTAGAAGCGGTATGGGGCTTTTTCGCCGCCTATGTACTGCTGTTTGCCATTATGATGGTCATGCTGATGGCGACCGGTTTAGACCAAGTCACTTCGTTTTCTGCAGTAGCCGCCGCATTGAACAATCTCGGCCCGGGTCTGGGAAGTGTTGCAGCCCATTACGGTGAGATAAACGACTTCAGTAAATGGATTCTTAGTTTCGCCATGCTAATGGGACGTTTGGAAATATTTACGCTGCTAGTGCTATTCACGCCAACTTTTTGGAAGAGCTAG
- a CDS encoding glycosyl hydrolase family 28-related protein — translation MNKLVSFSVFLMLTLISQQSIAQDQEPINNSWTSIIGTEVNLQRSDGITLTLKRYRDTSNSMCEVHASSSDGAYNHSSHYSGTCARGDLSQRTKAQVQNDIANSVPLLSILSSQSLSGRTGGSEYVTNDISDSDKGWAVQGDVQYVCSGTRNGRWDNSQDYCGANSQRNQNIARYTLPSDYVALDTDRIFIQHENNPANIHAAHGVRDVDGSCETHGNQFTSGHPEDSGSAEILQYDLPCHSTLISHFWEQTSAASGQRVVATSVNGEGRTQGDLLIHSALACTDMSQNWELYRGENRTFEYRNYTVCQAPDQQVFVGMGDKSDVSEDGFWNNSDASTYFEVRNFHSFAPVLNAPIIPRDAPIYFTTDQNQDVTVRWKDVSSAINYHISVEFHQGDHLYGNISSGLEFIIPSEKINNGISSLRLTACNVNSCSKYRFYEDSIDFRLANDFYCHQMPVIVADRTPVCAADKGILPFPEEDQGGAIQTVLTELAAMDRPLYLPPGRYRMDNNLILQNGNSIIGDENGLSILDGSYSETTPFLGNVHYFDRYNSEVIQNLSFENVRVLFYGIKDNIDISNNIFYNTKSLHAQMSITHGRYEVNRNIYLRGNDYPGDVFHGYKLKTTNVTNNFLGDLTAENTSSVQGFLDSSANIRLREAKKLTNRDGSVLDEFQSSYRKGWFSIRGTSFNFNKNYVTSSASKRLYNPDDEQYSINKSWIFVHAKYQRLVATQNYFSGLDDNSRNEIRFWDARDTIFAGNNINFTNFALRVNSGRAPSNVFGPAYFINNRLHNSAINYWHYFVDNLDIFANIPLILVHDNCYSDAVAVHGTWRVINSADNFKLSPNDTCSEVATNFISNHFNEITSDAAQVLIPEDLMDVLDLQIPLTITSQ, via the coding sequence ATGAATAAGCTTGTGAGTTTTTCTGTATTTTTAATGCTGACATTAATAAGTCAGCAGAGTATTGCACAAGATCAAGAGCCAATAAACAATTCTTGGACTTCAATTATTGGCACAGAAGTTAATTTGCAAAGAAGTGATGGTATAACTCTGACGCTTAAAAGATACCGAGATACTAGTAATTCAATGTGTGAAGTTCATGCAAGCTCTTCTGATGGTGCATATAATCACTCTTCACATTATTCTGGCACGTGTGCTCGAGGTGATTTGTCTCAAAGAACAAAAGCACAAGTTCAAAATGATATCGCAAATTCTGTTCCACTCTTAAGTATTCTTTCAAGTCAAAGCTTATCTGGTCGCACTGGAGGAAGTGAATATGTGACTAATGATATAAGTGATTCTGATAAGGGATGGGCTGTGCAGGGCGATGTTCAATATGTTTGTAGTGGTACACGAAATGGGCGCTGGGATAATTCACAAGATTATTGCGGTGCTAATAGCCAGCGTAATCAGAATATCGCTCGCTATACTTTGCCCTCTGACTATGTAGCTTTAGATACAGATCGTATTTTTATCCAGCATGAGAATAATCCTGCCAATATTCATGCTGCGCATGGTGTTCGTGATGTGGATGGTAGCTGCGAAACTCATGGTAATCAATTCACTTCTGGTCATCCGGAAGATTCTGGATCAGCTGAAATATTGCAATATGATTTACCGTGCCACAGTACGTTAATTAGTCATTTCTGGGAACAAACAAGCGCAGCCTCTGGCCAGCGAGTTGTAGCAACTTCTGTTAACGGCGAAGGACGAACACAGGGTGACCTTCTAATCCACAGTGCACTTGCTTGTACTGATATGTCTCAGAATTGGGAGCTCTACCGCGGTGAGAACCGTACCTTTGAATATCGTAATTATACGGTTTGCCAAGCGCCTGATCAGCAAGTTTTTGTAGGTATGGGCGATAAATCTGACGTTTCAGAAGATGGATTTTGGAATAACTCTGACGCTTCAACTTACTTTGAAGTTAGAAATTTTCATAGCTTTGCTCCAGTGTTAAATGCTCCAATTATTCCTCGTGATGCGCCTATTTATTTTACAACTGATCAAAACCAAGACGTGACAGTTCGCTGGAAAGACGTTTCTTCAGCAATCAATTACCATATTTCGGTTGAATTTCATCAAGGAGATCACTTATATGGAAACATTTCTTCTGGACTTGAGTTCATAATTCCAAGTGAAAAAATAAACAATGGTATTAGTTCTTTAAGATTAACTGCTTGTAATGTTAATAGTTGTAGCAAGTATCGTTTTTATGAAGACAGCATTGATTTCAGGTTAGCGAATGATTTCTATTGTCATCAAATGCCTGTAATTGTAGCTGACCGAACGCCTGTGTGTGCCGCAGACAAAGGGATTTTACCATTTCCAGAAGAAGATCAAGGTGGAGCGATTCAAACAGTGTTAACCGAATTAGCTGCAATGGATAGGCCGCTTTACTTACCGCCTGGGCGTTACAGAATGGATAATAACTTAATTTTACAAAATGGAAATAGTATAATTGGTGATGAAAATGGATTGAGTATATTAGATGGTAGCTATTCTGAAACCACTCCATTTCTTGGTAATGTTCATTATTTTGATAGATACAATAGTGAAGTCATACAAAACCTATCTTTTGAAAATGTTAGGGTATTGTTTTATGGAATAAAAGATAATATAGATATTTCTAATAATATTTTTTATAACACAAAATCTCTACATGCTCAGATGTCTATAACTCATGGAAGATATGAAGTAAATCGTAATATATACTTACGGGGAAATGATTACCCTGGAGATGTTTTTCATGGATACAAACTTAAAACTACCAATGTTACTAATAATTTTTTAGGGGATCTCACTGCTGAAAATACTTCGTCTGTTCAAGGATTTCTTGATAGTTCTGCGAATATACGATTAAGAGAAGCTAAAAAATTAACTAATCGTGATGGTAGTGTTTTAGATGAGTTTCAAAGCAGTTATCGAAAAGGATGGTTTTCAATAAGAGGAACAAGCTTTAATTTTAATAAAAATTACGTAACAAGCTCTGCAAGTAAGAGACTGTATAATCCAGACGATGAACAGTACAGCATTAATAAATCATGGATCTTTGTTCACGCAAAATATCAACGTTTGGTAGCAACACAAAACTATTTTTCTGGTCTTGATGATAACTCGAGAAATGAAATAAGGTTTTGGGATGCTAGAGATACAATCTTTGCTGGAAATAATATTAACTTTACTAATTTTGCATTGAGAGTGAATTCTGGACGCGCACCGTCAAATGTTTTTGGACCTGCTTATTTTATTAATAACCGGCTTCATAATAGTGCTATTAATTACTGGCATTACTTTGTTGATAACCTAGATATTTTTGCTAACATACCGTTGATTCTTGTTCATGATAATTGTTACTCTGACGCTGTTGCCGTTCATGGAACTTGGCGAGTTATTAATTCAGCAGATAATTTTAAGTTATCTCCTAATGATACTTGTTCAGAAGTAGCAACAAACTTCATTAGTAATCACTTTAATGAAATCACTAGTGATGCAGCTCAAGTGTTAATTCCTGAAGATTTAATGGATGTACTGGACTTACAGATTCCATTAACAATTACTTCGCAATAA
- a CDS encoding DUF938 domain-containing protein, whose protein sequence is MTNHPFSQACLNNAPFILDVLKKYLSEPTSENHTIQMLEIGSGTGQHASYFSSEFPWLKWQTSDLPENHDGIRNWIEYSQQNNIYQPIVLDVQDIWNLGSYDFFYSSNTAHIMSWREVECFFEKARVHLKAGGLFFLYGPFKYNGAFTSESNAAFDKKIKSDVSHRGIRDFESIRQLAEKSQLPLIEDCEMPANNRLLVFEK, encoded by the coding sequence ATGACCAATCATCCCTTTTCTCAAGCCTGTCTTAATAACGCTCCGTTCATATTGGATGTATTGAAGAAATACCTATCAGAACCTACAAGTGAAAATCATACTATTCAAATGCTTGAAATAGGCTCGGGTACTGGCCAACATGCTTCATATTTTTCTAGTGAGTTTCCATGGTTGAAGTGGCAAACCAGCGACCTACCCGAAAACCATGATGGTATCCGTAACTGGATTGAATATAGCCAGCAGAACAATATCTACCAACCGATCGTTCTTGATGTGCAAGATATTTGGAACCTCGGCAGTTATGATTTTTTTTATAGCTCAAACACCGCTCATATCATGAGTTGGCGAGAAGTGGAGTGCTTTTTCGAGAAAGCTCGAGTGCATTTAAAAGCTGGTGGTTTGTTCTTTTTATATGGCCCATTTAAATACAATGGTGCATTCACTAGTGAAAGTAATGCGGCCTTTGATAAAAAAATTAAATCTGATGTATCACATCGAGGAATACGAGATTTCGAAAGCATTCGTCAGCTTGCAGAGAAATCTCAGCTGCCTTTAATCGAAGACTGTGAAATGCCGGCTAATAATCGTTTATTAGTATTTGAAAAATAA
- a CDS encoding ISAs1 family transposase has product MSPTVLDYFSDIEDPRQKGKVTHSLDKILLISLCGMLCGADDWETIETFAENKQAWLGQFVDMSDGVPSHDTLGRVFSRIRPEQFTQCFIEWVQGFIEQHKDVDKETLSVIALDGKTARRSQDKRNSKSAMHMMNAWCCANQLVLGQLVVDEKTNEITALPDLLKLIDAQGSIITADALNCQKDITQACIESGADYLLAVKGNQPTLHEYIHDYFEKKKPKAYRRPEINFFESSEKNRNRDEIRRCWVADASDLIPNRAEWTSLNSIVRIDRSRTIDEKTSFETHYYICSNNQLSAEEVLSAARQHWQVEIMHWTLDMCFREDEQRARKDYSAENMTIMRQVSMNLLKHDKTPRLSMKRKRLVACMNESYLEKLLFLNT; this is encoded by the coding sequence ATGTCACCTACTGTTCTTGATTACTTTTCAGATATCGAAGATCCTCGCCAAAAAGGTAAGGTCACTCATTCCCTAGATAAAATTCTTTTGATCAGTCTATGCGGCATGCTATGCGGTGCAGATGACTGGGAGACCATTGAAACATTTGCTGAAAATAAACAAGCATGGCTTGGTCAGTTTGTTGATATGAGTGATGGCGTTCCCAGTCACGACACCCTTGGAAGAGTATTCTCAAGAATACGGCCTGAGCAGTTCACGCAATGCTTTATTGAGTGGGTTCAAGGATTTATTGAACAACACAAAGATGTAGATAAAGAAACATTGTCTGTCATTGCACTCGATGGGAAAACAGCCCGAAGAAGCCAAGACAAAAGAAATAGCAAGAGCGCAATGCACATGATGAATGCCTGGTGTTGCGCAAATCAGCTCGTGCTGGGGCAATTAGTGGTAGATGAAAAAACTAATGAAATTACTGCATTACCCGACCTACTGAAATTGATCGACGCACAAGGCAGTATCATTACTGCAGATGCGCTAAATTGCCAAAAAGATATCACTCAAGCGTGTATTGAATCGGGCGCAGATTATTTGCTGGCAGTAAAAGGTAATCAGCCTACATTACACGAGTATATTCATGATTATTTTGAAAAAAAGAAACCCAAAGCTTACAGGCGCCCAGAGATTAATTTTTTTGAAAGTAGTGAAAAGAATCGAAACCGGGATGAAATTCGTCGTTGCTGGGTGGCAGATGCCTCTGACTTAATACCAAATCGAGCAGAATGGACATCGCTAAACAGCATTGTCCGGATAGATAGAAGCCGAACAATCGATGAAAAAACATCTTTCGAAACACATTATTATATTTGCAGTAACAATCAGTTATCAGCAGAAGAGGTTCTTTCAGCAGCCCGGCAGCATTGGCAGGTGGAAATCATGCACTGGACGCTGGACATGTGTTTCAGAGAAGACGAACAACGTGCTAGAAAAGACTATAGTGCAGAAAATATGACGATTATGCGGCAAGTATCAATGAATTTATTGAAGCACGATAAGACACCAAGGCTCAGCATGAAAAGAAAACGGCTGGTAGCTTGCATGAATGAAAGCTACCTTGAGAAGCTGTTGTTTTTAAATACCTGA
- a CDS encoding carboxypeptidase-like regulatory domain-containing protein: protein MKKLHLVSAAVLSIILAGCGGGGSSSSDSSTDTTTGTTTPTPPVVTPDPTPPVVTPDPTANNIQGQVSGLVAAENVVITASGGGELHTQRIAADGGYVFADLTPGVNYSLKVQARGYRQQSTAFEQPSNQASNLVVDSQPTPELDGKFHYVWQDDGQSVSGLEYASAVNHPITVEIEGLEKEIPNIAAAQMLYRDYRVVLDDAGDLPWTQAHAYRLLETMRQLPQKHCSFNELVQALPCKPNDNNVQETRWTLDKDPINKNIAIDGKQINISVDAFSYAEPQIANVDGQRGRFYSKNLHHAVVNYLTTGGTNLIAANYILEERFGVTIDQRGNGSNHRMGSFYSNTPVTGVQDRQPSAWQSFTPEEIMVVINQLEEMPTGLHIIRDKNDSSRGLKQLLRRANGHDHPLYPDAPAVAWPSAGYIEFMEKAFKGNNLEHMQRLVFRANA, encoded by the coding sequence ATGAAAAAGTTACATCTGGTCAGCGCTGCGGTGCTATCTATTATTTTAGCTGGTTGCGGCGGTGGCGGCAGTTCCAGTAGTGATTCAAGTACAGATACGACTACTGGAACGACCACTCCAACTCCTCCAGTCGTTACACCAGACCCAACGCCTCCAGTCGTTACACCAGATCCAACTGCTAATAATATTCAAGGGCAGGTTAGTGGTTTGGTCGCAGCAGAAAATGTAGTTATTACTGCATCAGGTGGTGGAGAATTACACACACAAAGAATTGCTGCGGATGGCGGGTATGTATTTGCTGATTTAACGCCCGGTGTAAATTACAGCCTCAAAGTTCAGGCAAGGGGTTATCGCCAGCAATCTACTGCTTTTGAACAGCCAAGTAACCAAGCATCCAATTTAGTAGTCGACAGCCAACCAACGCCAGAGCTAGATGGGAAATTCCATTATGTTTGGCAAGACGACGGTCAAAGTGTCAGTGGCTTAGAATACGCCTCAGCAGTCAACCATCCCATTACTGTTGAAATAGAAGGGCTGGAAAAAGAAATCCCTAATATTGCTGCTGCACAAATGCTCTATCGTGATTATCGAGTGGTACTTGATGATGCAGGTGACTTGCCATGGACTCAAGCCCATGCCTATCGCTTGCTGGAAACCATGCGACAGTTACCGCAAAAGCATTGTTCATTTAATGAATTAGTTCAGGCGCTTCCGTGTAAACCAAATGACAATAATGTACAAGAAACTCGTTGGACTTTAGATAAAGATCCGATCAATAAAAACATTGCGATTGATGGCAAACAGATAAACATTAGTGTTGATGCATTTAGTTATGCAGAGCCACAAATTGCAAATGTTGATGGTCAGCGTGGTCGTTTTTATTCTAAAAATTTGCACCATGCCGTGGTTAATTATTTAACTACTGGTGGCACCAACCTGATTGCAGCCAATTATATTTTAGAGGAGCGCTTTGGCGTCACTATCGACCAGCGCGGTAATGGCAGCAACCACCGTATGGGAAGCTTCTATTCCAACACCCCAGTGACTGGTGTTCAGGACCGCCAGCCTTCAGCATGGCAATCATTCACACCTGAAGAAATTATGGTTGTGATTAACCAGCTGGAAGAAATGCCGACTGGTTTGCATATTATTCGTGATAAAAACGATTCTAGCCGTGGTTTAAAGCAATTATTGCGTCGTGCTAATGGCCATGATCATCCATTATATCCCGATGCACCTGCAGTTGCCTGGCCGAGTGCAGGTTATATCGAATTCATGGAAAAAGCTTTCAAGGGTAATAACCTTGAACATATGCAGCGATTGGTATTCAGGGCAAACGCATAA
- a CDS encoding trimeric intracellular cation channel family protein yields the protein MSAVNAMLFLDLFGTVVFAISGALVACRKGMDVFGAFVLAIVTAMGGGTVRDLQLGTDIFWMQQPIYLWIAVAAAIITLAMRTRIESKQQWLLLADALGLAAFTVIGVDKALSFECAPIVAVVMGVLTGAGGGLIRDVLAGQSPMIFYRDIYATAIIAGAGIYQLLLYVQIPVGISAIICMAVVLGMRLVALRRSLSLPSFLL from the coding sequence ATGTCTGCTGTTAATGCCATGCTGTTTCTTGATCTTTTTGGTACGGTTGTATTCGCCATTTCAGGCGCTCTGGTTGCTTGCCGTAAGGGTATGGATGTCTTTGGTGCATTCGTTTTAGCCATCGTTACCGCTATGGGCGGTGGTACTGTGCGTGACTTGCAGTTAGGTACCGATATTTTTTGGATGCAGCAGCCAATCTATTTATGGATTGCAGTTGCCGCAGCGATTATCACCCTGGCAATGCGCACACGAATAGAATCCAAGCAGCAATGGCTTCTGTTGGCCGATGCCCTCGGTTTGGCAGCTTTCACCGTGATTGGTGTTGATAAAGCGTTATCTTTTGAATGTGCGCCGATAGTTGCAGTGGTGATGGGCGTACTGACAGGTGCTGGCGGTGGTCTGATTCGTGATGTGCTTGCTGGACAGTCGCCGATGATTTTTTATCGAGATATTTATGCGACAGCGATTATTGCCGGTGCCGGTATTTACCAACTACTGCTTTATGTACAAATTCCAGTAGGCATTTCAGCAATCATCTGTATGGCGGTTGTTTTGGGTATGCGCCTAGTTGCATTAAGACGTTCACTTTCTCTTCCCAGCTTCCTGCTCTAA